In Eubalaena glacialis isolate mEubGla1 chromosome 2, mEubGla1.1.hap2.+ XY, whole genome shotgun sequence, a single genomic region encodes these proteins:
- the NUDT5 gene encoding ADP-sugar pyrophosphatase isoform X2 — protein MPCWIHKTPGDYKVKMAQQEPADSSQNTKQYIISEELISEGKWVKLEKTTYRDPTGKTRTWETVKRTTRKGQSADGVAVIPLLQRTLHYECIILVKQFRPPMGGYCLEFPAGLIDENESPEAAALRELEEETGYKGDVAECSPAVCMDPGLSNCTTHIVTVTINGDDAENVRPKPKPGDGEFVEVISLPKNDLLKRLDALVADEHLTVDARVYSYALALKHANTKPFEVPFLKF, from the exons CCTGGGGACTATAAAGTGAAAATGGCGCAACAAGAACCAGCAGATTCTTCTCAAAATACCAAGCAGTACATTATTTCAGAGGAG TTAATTTCAGAAGGAAAATGGGTCAAGCTTGAAAAAACAACTTACAGAGATCCTACTGGTAAAACAAg AACTTGGGAAACTGTGAAGCGGACAACGAGGAAAGGCCAGTCGGCTGATG GTGTGGCGGTCATCCCCTTGCTGCAAAGAACCCTTCACTATGAATGCATCATTCTGGTGAAGCAGTTCCGACCCCCGATGGGGGGCTACTGCCTAGAATTCCCCGCCG GTCTCATCGATGAGAACGAAAGCCCAGAAGCAGCTGCTCTTCGGGAGCTCGAGGAAGAAACTGGCTACAAGGGCGACGTTGCTGAATGTTCCCCAG CTGTCTGTATGGATCCAGGCTTGTCAAACTGTACCACACATATCGTAACCGTAACTATCAATGGAGACGATGCTGAAAATGTAAGGCCTAAGCCAAAGCCAG GAGATGGAG AATTTGTGGAAGTGATTTCCTTACCAAAGAATGACCTGCTGAAGAGACTTGATG CTCTGGTAGCTGATGAACATCTGACAGTGGACGCCAGAGTCTATTCCTACGCTCTGGCGCTGAAACATGCAAACACGAAGCCGTTTGAAGTGCCCTTCCTGAAGTTTTAA
- the NUDT5 gene encoding ADP-sugar pyrophosphatase isoform X1, with protein sequence MAQQEPADSSQNTKQYIISEELISEGKWVKLEKTTYRDPTGKTRTWETVKRTTRKGQSADGVAVIPLLQRTLHYECIILVKQFRPPMGGYCLEFPAGLIDENESPEAAALRELEEETGYKGDVAECSPAVCMDPGLSNCTTHIVTVTINGDDAENVRPKPKPGDGGMCPARGLALSAVWCSGSGRGTVNCSGGLAWCPALFSLALCLFRICGSDFLTKE encoded by the exons ATGGCGCAACAAGAACCAGCAGATTCTTCTCAAAATACCAAGCAGTACATTATTTCAGAGGAG TTAATTTCAGAAGGAAAATGGGTCAAGCTTGAAAAAACAACTTACAGAGATCCTACTGGTAAAACAAg AACTTGGGAAACTGTGAAGCGGACAACGAGGAAAGGCCAGTCGGCTGATG GTGTGGCGGTCATCCCCTTGCTGCAAAGAACCCTTCACTATGAATGCATCATTCTGGTGAAGCAGTTCCGACCCCCGATGGGGGGCTACTGCCTAGAATTCCCCGCCG GTCTCATCGATGAGAACGAAAGCCCAGAAGCAGCTGCTCTTCGGGAGCTCGAGGAAGAAACTGGCTACAAGGGCGACGTTGCTGAATGTTCCCCAG CTGTCTGTATGGATCCAGGCTTGTCAAACTGTACCACACATATCGTAACCGTAACTATCAATGGAGACGATGCTGAAAATGTAAGGCCTAAGCCAAAGCCAG GAGATGGAGGTATGTGTCCCGCTCGGGGGCTGGCCTTGAGTGCCGTGTGGTGCAGCGGGAGCGGCCGTGGCACTGTGAATTGCTCAGGTGGGCTCGCCTGGTGTCCGGCTTTATTTTCACTTGCACTTTGTTTGTTTAGAATTTGTGGAAGTGATTTCCTTACCAAAGAATGA